The Streptococcus toyakuensis genome has a window encoding:
- a CDS encoding N-acetylmuramoyl-L-alanine amidase family protein, with amino-acid sequence MKKITLFGLSLAGLALLAFPHSGQAFELKEEWVVKCGVQYQDGKILRFNNGHEVDIKVLDLPKTEKIEWTVSLDGQDQTVNFLGQEKDKSMIGEEGRYLNFYVPYGYRGDIKVEAKSGNEVKTWSTKVVDDIHNDSGKRGYYRIEESNDQYTYLDAKWDYQTKTYTAALPETVNGQKVFAWANYDNDELKLEKPKSISHKYDDGGSFKELYPIVKAESWLKSNQNWYYQKQGQLVHKDWVYDKGTWYFMNDKGVMFNQTWLYQGSNWYAFKSSGAMIASDWLYYQGKWYYLSTSGAMKASAWIYDKGEWYYVSSSGAMLANNWVKDNGKWYYLASSGKMLRNTYTPDGYYVGNSGAWQ; translated from the coding sequence ATGAAAAAAATCACATTATTTGGTTTGTCTCTAGCTGGTCTAGCTTTACTGGCTTTTCCACATTCAGGTCAGGCATTTGAGCTTAAAGAAGAATGGGTTGTTAAGTGTGGAGTACAGTATCAAGATGGCAAGATTCTTCGGTTTAACAATGGTCATGAAGTGGATATCAAAGTCTTGGATTTGCCAAAAACCGAGAAAATCGAGTGGACGGTCAGTCTCGATGGTCAAGATCAGACTGTCAATTTCCTAGGTCAAGAAAAGGACAAGTCTATGATCGGGGAAGAAGGGCGTTACCTGAATTTCTATGTTCCATATGGCTATAGAGGAGATATCAAGGTCGAGGCTAAGAGCGGAAACGAAGTAAAGACCTGGTCAACGAAAGTTGTGGATGATATTCATAATGATAGTGGAAAGAGAGGTTACTATCGTATTGAAGAATCAAATGATCAATACACCTACCTCGATGCTAAATGGGATTATCAAACCAAGACTTACACTGCTGCCTTACCAGAGACTGTTAATGGTCAAAAAGTTTTTGCTTGGGCAAATTATGATAATGACGAGTTGAAGCTAGAAAAACCAAAATCTATCAGTCATAAATATGATGATGGAGGATCTTTCAAAGAACTTTATCCAATTGTAAAAGCAGAAAGTTGGCTAAAATCAAATCAAAACTGGTACTATCAAAAACAAGGTCAATTAGTGCATAAGGATTGGGTTTATGACAAGGGAACTTGGTACTTTATGAATGATAAAGGAGTCATGTTCAATCAAACTTGGCTTTATCAAGGTAGCAACTGGTATGCCTTTAAATCATCAGGAGCCATGATTGCGAGTGACTGGCTTTACTATCAAGGCAAGTGGTACTATTTATCAACTTCAGGAGCTATGAAAGCAAGCGCTTGGATTTATGACAAGGGAGAATGGTATTATGTAAGTTCTTCTGGTGCCATGCTAGCGAATAATTGGGTCAAAGATAATGGCAAGTGGTATTATCTGGCTTCATCAGGTAAGATGCTTCGCAATACCTATACACCTGATGGTTACTACGTTGGCAACTCAGGTGCCTGGCAATAA
- a CDS encoding DUF4651 domain-containing protein: MNGMKAKKMWIAGLALLGIGSLALATKKVADDHKLMKTQEELTAIVRDHFSDMGEIATLYVQVYESSLESLVGGVIFEDGRHYTFVYENEDLVYEEEVL, from the coding sequence ATGAATGGTATGAAAGCTAAAAAAATGTGGATTGCAGGTCTGGCTCTGCTTGGTATTGGGAGCCTTGCCCTTGCTACGAAAAAAGTTGCAGATGACCATAAGCTCATGAAGACTCAGGAAGAGTTGACAGCGATTGTACGAGACCATTTTTCAGACATGGGGGAAATTGCGACCCTCTATGTTCAAGTTTATGAAAGCAGTCTAGAGAGCTTGGTTGGTGGCGTCATTTTTGAGGATGGCCGTCATTATACCTTTGTCTATGAAAATGAAGACCTAGTCTATGAGGAGGAAGTCTTATGA
- a CDS encoding thioredoxin family protein — MIQPASLEELASLVEKDGKKVFLFVADWCGDCRYIYPALPEIEETNPEFTFIRVDRDQYMDLAKLWDVYGIPSLVVLEKDKEIGRFVNRDRKSKQQINDFLAGLK, encoded by the coding sequence ATGATACAACCAGCAAGTTTAGAAGAATTGGCATCTTTAGTAGAAAAAGATGGCAAGAAGGTCTTTCTTTTTGTAGCAGACTGGTGTGGCGATTGTCGTTATATCTATCCTGCCTTACCAGAAATTGAGGAGACCAATCCAGAGTTCACCTTTATTCGTGTGGACCGAGACCAGTATATGGATTTGGCCAAACTCTGGGATGTTTACGGGATTCCTAGCCTTGTTGTTCTAGAAAAGGATAAGGAAATCGGCCGTTTTGTCAATCGCGACCGTAAAAGCAAGCAACAAATTAACGACTTTTTAGCAGGACTGAAATAG
- the ytpR gene encoding YtpR family tRNA-binding protein — protein MIFTYNKEHVGDVLMVIVKNSGDAKLDAERKGKVARVFLKDNGETVAWNIFEVSTFFEIAERGQVFLSDEQVARLNQELQAEGFTEEIVNDKEPKFVVGEIVEMVAHPDSDHLNICQVAVASDKTVQIVAGAPNARVGLKTIVALPGAMMPKGNLIFPGELRGEKSFGMMCSPRELHLPNAPQKRGIIELSEDQVVGTPFDPAKHWTA, from the coding sequence ATGATTTTTACATATAACAAAGAACATGTCGGTGATGTCCTTATGGTCATCGTGAAAAATAGCGGAGATGCCAAACTGGATGCGGAGCGCAAAGGCAAGGTAGCCCGTGTTTTTCTCAAAGATAATGGGGAAACAGTGGCGTGGAATATTTTCGAAGTTTCAACTTTCTTTGAAATCGCAGAGCGCGGTCAAGTATTTTTATCAGATGAGCAAGTCGCTCGTTTGAACCAAGAATTACAGGCAGAAGGCTTTACAGAAGAAATTGTTAATGACAAGGAACCTAAGTTTGTTGTTGGTGAAATCGTTGAGATGGTAGCCCATCCAGATAGTGACCACCTCAACATCTGCCAAGTTGCAGTCGCAAGTGACAAGACAGTGCAAATCGTTGCAGGGGCTCCTAATGCGCGTGTTGGATTGAAAACCATTGTAGCTCTTCCTGGAGCTATGATGCCAAAAGGCAATCTTATTTTCCCAGGTGAGCTTCGTGGTGAAAAGAGTTTTGGCATGATGTGTAGTCCTCGTGAATTGCATCTGCCAAATGCTCCGCAAAAACGTGGTATTATTGAATTATCAGAAGACCAAGTTGTCGGAACTCCATTTGATCCAGCTAAACACTGGACTGCCTAA
- a CDS encoding SDR family NAD(P)-dependent oxidoreductase, with product MAKNVVITGATSGIGEAIARAYLEQGENVVLTGRRIDRLETLKADFAEAFPNQNVWTFPLDVTNITMLKTVCPNILETIGNIDILVNNAGLALGLAPYQDYEELDMLTMLDTNVKGLMAVTRCFLPAMVKANQGHIINMGSTAGIYAYAGAAVYSATKAAVKTFSDGLRIDTIATDIKVTTIQPGIVETDFSTVRFHGDKERAASVYQGIEALQAQDIADTVVYVTSQPRRVQITDMTIMANQQATGFMIHKK from the coding sequence ATGGCAAAAAATGTTGTGATTACAGGAGCGACATCAGGAATTGGTGAAGCGATTGCGCGTGCTTATCTGGAACAGGGGGAGAATGTCGTTCTAACTGGACGACGGATAGACAGACTAGAAACTCTTAAGGCGGATTTTGCAGAAGCCTTCCCAAATCAAAATGTCTGGACTTTTCCACTAGATGTGACGAATATAACCATGTTGAAGACTGTTTGCCCCAATATTCTAGAAACGATAGGGAATATTGACATCTTAGTTAATAACGCCGGTCTGGCTCTAGGTTTAGCACCCTATCAGGATTATGAAGAGCTGGATATGTTAACAATGTTAGATACCAATGTTAAAGGTTTGATGGCAGTCACTCGCTGTTTCTTGCCAGCAATGGTAAAAGCCAATCAAGGACATATCATCAATATGGGCTCAACCGCAGGAATCTATGCCTATGCGGGTGCAGCAGTTTATTCAGCTACCAAGGCAGCGGTTAAGACCTTTTCAGATGGACTGCGAATTGATACCATCGCAACGGATATCAAGGTGACGACCATTCAGCCTGGGATTGTCGAAACAGATTTCTCAACTGTTCGTTTTCATGGTGATAAAGAGCGGGCTGCGTCCGTTTACCAAGGAATAGAAGCCTTGCAAGCTCAGGATATTGCAGACACAGTAGTCTATGTGACCAGTCAGCCTCGCCGTGTTCAGATTACAGATATGACCATTATGGCCAATCAACAGGCGACAGGTTTCATGATTCATAAAAAATAA
- a CDS encoding single-stranded DNA-binding protein, whose protein sequence is MYNKVIMIGRLTSTPELHKTNNDKSVARATIAVNRRYKDQNGEREADFVNMVLWGRLAETLASYATKGSLISVDGELRTRRFEKNGQMNYVTEVLVTGFQLLESRAQRAIRENNAGQDLADLVLEEEELPF, encoded by the coding sequence ATGTATAATAAAGTTATCATGATTGGGCGTTTAACGTCTACACCAGAATTGCACAAAACCAACAATGACAAGTCGGTAGCGCGAGCAACTATCGCTGTCAACCGTCGTTACAAAGACCAAAACGGTGAACGTGAAGCTGATTTTGTCAATATGGTCCTTTGGGGTAGACTAGCAGAAACTTTGGCAAGCTACGCAACCAAAGGTAGTCTTATTTCTGTGGATGGAGAACTTCGTACCCGTCGCTTTGAGAAAAATGGTCAGATGAACTATGTGACTGAAGTACTTGTCACAGGATTCCAACTCTTGGAAAGTCGTGCCCAACGTGCCATTCGTGAAAATAATGCAGGACAGGATTTGGCAGATTTGGTCTTGGAAGAGGAAGAATTGCCATTTTAA
- the groES gene encoding co-chaperone GroES, translating to MLKPLGDRMVLKVEEKEQTVGGFVLAGSAQEKTKTAQVVATGQGVRTLNGDLVAPSVKTGDRVLVEAHAGLDVKDGDEKYIIVGEANILAIIEE from the coding sequence ATGTTGAAACCATTAGGGGACCGTATGGTCTTAAAAGTAGAAGAAAAAGAACAAACTGTTGGAGGCTTTGTTCTCGCAGGTTCAGCCCAAGAAAAAACCAAAACAGCCCAAGTTGTGGCTACTGGACAAGGTGTTCGTACCTTGAACGGTGACTTGGTTGCTCCAAGTGTTAAAACTGGAGACCGTGTCTTGGTTGAAGCCCACGCAGGTCTTGATGTCAAAGATGGCGATGAAAAGTACATCATCGTAGGCGAAGCTAACATTTTGGCAATCATTGAGGAATAG
- the groL gene encoding chaperonin GroEL (60 kDa chaperone family; promotes refolding of misfolded polypeptides especially under stressful conditions; forms two stacked rings of heptamers to form a barrel-shaped 14mer; ends can be capped by GroES; misfolded proteins enter the barrel where they are refolded when GroES binds), with product MSKEIKFSSDARSAMVRGVDILADTVKVTLGPKGRNVVLEKSFGSPLITNDGVTIAKEIELEDHFENMGAKLVSEVASKTNDIAGDGTTTATVLTQAIVREGIKNVTAGANPIGIRRGIETAVAAAVEALKNNAIPVANKEAIAQVAAVSSRSEKVGEYISEAMEKVGKDGVITIEESRGMETELEVVEGMQFDRGYLSQYMVTDSEKMVADLENPYILITDKKISNIQEILPLLESILQSNRPLLIIADDVDGEALPTLVLNKIRGTFNVVAVKAPGFGDRRKAMLEDIAILTGGTVITEDLGLELKDATIEALGQAARVTVDKDSTVIVEGAGNPEAISHRVAVIKSQIETTTSEFDREKLQERLAKLSGGVAVIKVGAATETELKEMKLRIEDALNATRAAVEEGIVAGGGTALVNVIPAVADLELTGDEATGRNIVLRALEEPVRQIAHNAGFEGSIVIDRLKNAELGTGFNAATGEWVNMIEEGIIDPVKVSRSALQNAASVASLILTTEAVVANKPEPAAPAPAMDPSMMGGMM from the coding sequence ATGTCAAAAGAAATTAAATTTTCATCAGATGCCCGTTCAGCCATGGTTCGTGGTGTCGATATCCTTGCAGACACTGTTAAAGTAACCTTGGGACCAAAAGGTCGCAATGTCGTTCTTGAAAAGTCATTCGGTTCACCCTTGATTACCAATGACGGTGTGACCATTGCCAAAGAAATCGAATTGGAAGACCATTTTGAAAATATGGGTGCCAAATTGGTATCAGAAGTAGCTTCAAAAACCAATGATATCGCAGGTGATGGAACTACAACTGCAACTGTTTTGACCCAAGCAATCGTCCGTGAAGGAATCAAAAACGTCACAGCAGGTGCAAATCCAATCGGTATTCGTCGTGGGATTGAAACGGCAGTTGCTGCAGCAGTTGAAGCCTTGAAAAACAATGCTATTCCTGTTGCCAACAAAGAAGCTATCGCTCAGGTTGCAGCCGTATCTTCTCGTTCTGAAAAAGTTGGTGAGTACATCTCTGAAGCCATGGAAAAAGTTGGCAAAGATGGTGTCATCACTATCGAAGAGTCACGTGGTATGGAAACAGAACTGGAAGTTGTGGAAGGAATGCAGTTTGACCGTGGTTACCTTTCACAGTACATGGTGACAGATAGCGAAAAAATGGTGGCTGACCTTGAAAATCCGTACATTTTGATTACAGACAAGAAAATTTCCAATATCCAAGAAATCTTGCCACTTTTGGAAAGCATTCTCCAAAGCAATCGTCCACTCTTGATTATTGCGGATGATGTAGATGGCGAGGCTCTTCCAACCCTTGTTTTGAACAAGATTCGTGGAACCTTCAACGTAGTAGCCGTTAAGGCACCTGGTTTTGGTGACCGTCGCAAAGCCATGCTTGAAGACATTGCCATCTTGACAGGCGGAACAGTTATCACAGAAGACCTTGGTCTTGAGTTGAAAGATGCTACTATTGAGGCGCTTGGTCAAGCAGCGAGAGTAACTGTGGACAAAGATAGCACTGTTATCGTAGAAGGTGCTGGAAATCCCGAAGCGATTTCTCACCGTGTTGCAGTTATCAAGTCTCAAATCGAAACCACAACTTCTGAATTTGATCGTGAAAAATTGCAAGAACGCTTGGCAAAATTGTCAGGTGGTGTAGCGGTTATTAAGGTCGGAGCAGCAACTGAAACTGAGTTGAAAGAAATGAAGCTCCGCATTGAAGACGCCCTCAACGCTACTCGTGCAGCTGTTGAAGAAGGAATCGTTGCAGGTGGTGGAACAGCCCTTGTCAATGTGATTCCAGCCGTGGCTGATTTGGAATTAACAGGAGACGAAGCAACAGGCCGCAATATTGTTCTCCGTGCCTTGGAAGAACCTGTTCGTCAAATTGCCCACAATGCAGGATTTGAAGGATCTATCGTTATCGATCGTTTGAAAAATGCTGAACTTGGTACAGGCTTCAACGCAGCAACTGGCGAGTGGGTCAACATGATTGAAGAGGGAATCATCGACCCAGTTAAAGTGAGCCGTTCAGCCTTACAAAATGCAGCATCTGTAGCTAGTTTGATTTTAACAACAGAAGCAGTAGTAGCCAATAAACCAGAACCAGCAGCCCCAGCTCCAGCAATGGATCCAAGCATGATGGGCGGCATGATGTAA
- a CDS encoding epoxyqueuosine reductase QueH: MIDVEEILSKMNPNQKINYDRVMQKMVQVWEKNEQRPTILMHVCCAPCSTYTLEYLTKYADVTIYFANSNIHPKAEYHKRAYVTKKFVSDFNERTGNSVQYLEAPYEPNEYRKLVRGLEEEPEGGDRCKVCFDYRLDKTAQVAMDLGFDYFGSALTISPHKNSQTINSIGIDVQKIYTTHYLPSDFKKNQGYKRSVEMCEEYDIYRQCYCGCVYAAQAQNIDLVQVKKDATVFLLDKDVEKDYSHIKFTVTKLDI, encoded by the coding sequence ATGATTGATGTAGAAGAAATTCTGAGCAAGATGAACCCCAATCAGAAGATTAATTATGACCGTGTCATGCAGAAGATGGTACAAGTATGGGAGAAAAATGAGCAACGGCCAACCATTCTCATGCACGTTTGCTGTGCCCCTTGCAGTACCTATACCCTCGAATATTTGACCAAGTATGCAGATGTGACAATCTATTTTGCCAATTCTAATATCCATCCCAAGGCAGAATACCATAAGCGTGCCTATGTGACTAAAAAGTTTGTCAGTGATTTCAATGAGCGAACTGGCAATAGCGTTCAATACCTAGAAGCTCCTTATGAACCTAACGAATATCGTAAACTGGTTCGAGGTTTGGAAGAAGAGCCTGAAGGTGGCGACCGTTGCAAGGTTTGCTTTGACTACCGACTGGATAAGACAGCTCAAGTGGCTATGGACTTGGGCTTTGACTACTTTGGCTCAGCCTTGACCATCAGTCCTCATAAGAATTCTCAAACCATTAATAGTATCGGAATCGATGTGCAAAAAATTTATACAACCCACTATCTTCCAAGTGATTTCAAGAAAAATCAAGGCTACAAACGTTCGGTAGAGATGTGTGAAGAGTATGATATCTATCGTCAATGTTATTGTGGATGCGTCTATGCAGCCCAGGCTCAGAATATTGATTTGGTTCAGGTTAAGAAAGATGCCACAGTTTTCTTGCTGGATAAGGATGTTGAAAAAGACTATTCCCATATCAAATTTACAGTTACAAAATTAGATATATAA
- a CDS encoding DUF402 domain-containing protein encodes MKLPKEGGFITIQSYKHDGSLHRTWRDTMVLKTTENAIIGVNDHTLVTESDGRRWVTREPAIVYFHKKYWFNIIAMIRDNGISYYCNIASPYYLDEEALKYIDYDLDVKIFTDGEKRLLDVEEYERHKRKMKYSDDLDYILKEHVKILVDWINNGRGPFSEAYVNIWYKRYVELKNR; translated from the coding sequence ATGAAGCTTCCAAAAGAAGGCGGCTTTATTACAATTCAAAGTTATAAGCATGATGGGAGTCTCCACCGAACTTGGCGGGACACCATGGTACTAAAAACAACAGAAAACGCCATTATTGGTGTCAACGATCATACACTGGTTACCGAAAGTGATGGTCGTCGTTGGGTCACTCGAGAACCGGCTATTGTTTACTTTCACAAGAAATATTGGTTTAATATCATTGCCATGATTCGCGATAATGGAATTTCCTACTATTGCAATATAGCTAGCCCCTACTATCTGGATGAAGAAGCACTGAAGTATATTGATTACGATTTGGATGTTAAAATTTTTACAGATGGAGAGAAACGTCTCTTGGACGTTGAGGAGTATGAGCGTCACAAACGCAAAATGAAGTATTCTGATGACTTGGACTATATTTTAAAAGAACATGTCAAAATTCTTGTTGATTGGATTAACAATGGACGAGGTCCTTTCTCAGAAGCCTATGTAAACATTTGGTACAAGCGCTATGTAGAACTAAAGAATCGGTAA